Proteins encoded within one genomic window of Methanothrix harundinacea 6Ac:
- a CDS encoding ribbon-helix-helix protein, CopG family, with the protein MAKAPERVTIALDDETAKLFREMREDLGISQSELMREALKFYSKHKPLFSSVDEEKIYAYSDLLSVGEHIILDIDHWILFLSFIETHPERERFWEMHQQVSEAHAEEFKKKNHKAEAVLRRLELCNLFKLSRTSETDFTLLLGYDIPKKFIKTELLDIFSKMGIRVEVKEDFSKLRLRVLP; encoded by the coding sequence ATGGCAAAAGCCCCGGAGAGGGTCACGATAGCCCTCGACGACGAGACCGCGAAGCTCTTCCGAGAGATGAGGGAAGATCTGGGGATATCCCAGAGCGAGCTGATGCGGGAGGCCCTCAAGTTCTACAGCAAGCACAAGCCCCTCTTCAGCTCCGTCGACGAGGAGAAGATCTACGCCTACTCCGACCTTCTATCCGTCGGCGAGCACATCATCCTCGACATCGACCACTGGATCCTCTTTCTCAGCTTCATCGAGACCCACCCCGAGAGGGAGCGGTTCTGGGAGATGCACCAGCAGGTCTCCGAGGCCCACGCCGAAGAGTTCAAGAAGAAGAACCACAAGGCTGAGGCGGTCTTGAGGAGGCTTGAGCTCTGCAACCTCTTCAAGCTGAGCAGGACCTCGGAGACGGACTTCACCCTCCTCCTCGGCTACGACATACCGAAGAAGTTCATCAAGACGGAGCTGTTGGACATCTTCTCCAAGATGGGGATCAGGGTGGAGGTGAAGGAGGACTTCTCTAAGCTCAGGCTCCGGGTCCTCCCCTGA
- a CDS encoding formylmethanofuran dehydrogenase subunit E family protein, with translation MRPSTADGAAGAGGSILEETIERAVEFHGHLGPFLVLGVRMGLFARRELDSAPGEMEAAVKTGAVPSLSCLLDGIQVSAGCTLGRGNISVEPPGIAEAEFSASGRRVTIRARAEVVGEIKSWRERYASLEEAARKISKRSDEELFSWERGPG, from the coding sequence GTGAGGCCTTCGACGGCGGATGGAGCCGCGGGGGCGGGGGGGTCGATCCTCGAAGAGACGATCGAGAGGGCGGTCGAGTTTCACGGCCACCTCGGCCCCTTCCTAGTCCTGGGGGTTAGGATGGGGCTCTTCGCCAGAAGGGAGCTCGACTCGGCCCCGGGGGAGATGGAGGCGGCGGTCAAGACCGGGGCCGTCCCCTCCCTCTCCTGCCTCCTGGACGGGATCCAGGTCTCGGCGGGCTGCACCCTGGGGAGGGGCAACATATCCGTCGAGCCCCCCGGGATCGCCGAGGCGGAGTTCTCCGCTTCCGGGAGGAGGGTGACTATCAGGGCAAGGGCCGAGGTCGTCGGTGAGATAAAGAGCTGGAGGGAGAGGTACGCCTCCCTGGAGGAGGCCGCCCGGAAGATCTCCAAAAGGTCGGACGAGGAGCTCTTCAGTTGGGAGCGAGGTCCAGGCTGA